Proteins from a genomic interval of Watersipora subatra chromosome 10, tzWatSuba1.1, whole genome shotgun sequence:
- the LOC137407363 gene encoding uncharacterized protein — MSEGFANDDSRSGPPHHDPMADEIETNLDEVTNSFDDMGLKEDLLRGIYAYGFEKPSAIQARAIVPSCTGRDVIAQAQSGTGKTATFSISVLQQLDVNLRECQALVLAPTRELATQIQKVVIALGDYMSAECHACIGGTNVREDLAKLNSGVHTVVGTPGRVHDMIGRKALNPNHIKMFVLDEADEMLSRGFKDQIYNVFKFMPSDTQVILLSATMPEEVLEVTKKFMRNPIRILVKKEELTLEGITQFYIMIEKEDWKLDTLCDLYETLTITQAVIFCNTRRKVDWLTEKMQSRDFTVSAMHGDMDQKERDVIMREFRTGSSRVLITTDLLARGIDVQQVSLVINYDLPVNRENYIHRIGRSGRFGRKGVAINFVTSEDKRALQDIEQFYNTSIGEMPMNVADLI, encoded by the exons ATGTCAGAAGGTTTCGCCAATGACGATTCGAG GTCTGGACcgcctcatcatgacccaatgGCCGATGAAATTGAG ACGAACCTTGACGAGGTCACAAACAGTTTTGATGACATGGGTCTCAAAGAGGATTTGCTGAGAGGAATATATGCTTACGGTTTTGAAAAGCCATCGGCCATTCAAGCGCGAGCGATTGTACCTTCATGCACTGGCAGAGATGTAATTGCACAGGCTCAATCTGGAACCGGCAAAACGGCTACATTCTCTATATCTGTCCTGCAACAGCTTGATGTAAACCTGAGAGAGTGCCAGGCATTAGTTCTTGCTCCAACCCGTGAGCTCGCCACTCAG ATTCAAAAAGTGGTGATAGCTTTGGGGGATTACATGAGTGCGGAATGCCATGCCTGTATTGGAGGAACCAATGTGAGAGAAGATTTGGCAAAGTTGAACAGCGGTGTGCATACCGTTGTTGGTACTCCTGGCCGAGTGCACGATATGATAGGCCGCAAAGCCCTCAATCCCAACCATATCAAGATGTTTGTTCTTGATGAAGCTGATGAAATGTTGTCTCGAGGATTCAAAGATCAAATCTACAATGTCTTCAAATTCATGCCATCCGATACCCAG GTCATATTACTATCTGCTACCATGCCGGAAGAGGTATTGGAAGTTACCAAAAAGTTCATGAGGAATCCCATCAGAATACTTGTTAAGAAGGAAGAGCTCACTCTTGAAG GTATCACTCAGTTTTACATAATGATTGAGAAGGAGGACTGGAAATTGGACACTCTATGTGATTTGTATGAGACCCTAACCATTACACAAGCTGTAATCTTTTGTAACACAAGGAGGAAAGTAGATTGGCTTACAGAAAAAATGCAAAGCCGAGATTTCACAGTATCAGCTATG CATGGTGATATGGACCAGAAGGAAAGAGATGTGATCATGAGGGAATTCCGTACCGGCTCATCACGAGTCCTCATCACAACCGACTTGTTGGCAAGAGGTATTGATGTGCAACAGGTTTCCCTGGTCATCAACTATGACTTGCCTGTCAACCGAGAAAATTACATTCACAG GATCGGACGATCAGGCCGTTTTGGACGTAAGGGAGTAGCCATTAACTTTGTAACTAGCGAGGATAAGCGTGCACTCCAAGACATAGAGCAATTCTACAATACAAGCATCGGTGAGATGCCGATGAACGTTGCTGATCTTATTTAG